A region of Shewanella psychromarinicola DNA encodes the following proteins:
- the mtnC gene encoding acireductone synthase, giving the protein MSIRAIIVDTAGTTTDLNFIQDVLFPYSRKGMADFLEQNQHNVLVDYCISDVKDIALEPDASLERVIEILQQWIDEDRKVTPLKTLQGLIWKQGYNRVEFTGHIYPDFIDSIERIKDKGIRIYSFSSASAEAQKLLFSHTNSGDLTHYFNGHFDTRTGNKLDKQAYCNICNTISLKPKQILFVSDVAEELKAAEAAGMITCQMIRFADQRQAKCKKISSFSELSFD; this is encoded by the coding sequence ATGAGTATTAGAGCTATCATCGTTGATACCGCCGGTACCACTACCGATCTTAACTTTATTCAGGATGTGTTATTTCCTTACTCAAGAAAGGGTATGGCTGATTTTCTTGAGCAAAATCAACATAACGTATTAGTTGATTATTGCATTAGCGATGTTAAAGATATCGCCCTAGAACCAGATGCATCACTCGAACGAGTTATCGAGATTTTACAACAATGGATTGACGAAGACCGTAAAGTTACGCCACTGAAAACCCTGCAAGGACTCATCTGGAAACAGGGTTATAACCGCGTTGAGTTTACCGGTCATATTTATCCAGACTTTATTGACAGCATTGAACGGATTAAAGATAAAGGCATTCGTATATATAGCTTTTCATCTGCCTCAGCTGAAGCGCAAAAACTGCTTTTTAGCCATACTAACTCAGGTGATTTAACCCATTATTTCAATGGCCATTTTGATACCCGTACAGGTAATAAATTAGACAAACAAGCCTACTGCAATATTTGCAATACGATTAGCTTGAAGCCAAAACAGATCTTATTTGTATCTGATGTAGCAGAAGAACTCAAAGCCGCAGAAGCTGCAGGCATGATCACGTGCCAAATGATCCGTTTTGCCGACCAACGTCAAGCAAAGTGCAAAAAAATCAGTAGCTTTAGTGAATTATCCTTCGATTAA
- a CDS encoding IS5 family transposase, protein MPRLMLTDEMWSKLKAILLDDRVYNKQEHRFTMEGILYRLRVGCPWRDLPEYFGLWNTIYRRFLLWSRKGILLRLFKTLSTNSDTEWEFIDGSYVKAHQHSSGASSDENQAIGLSRGGNTSKIHLAVDSYGLPIEFIVTGGEVHDSKAANALIELLPQSHFIIADKGYDSEAIRDKVRECGSKPVIPRRQNSKQGNGDIDWCLYKYRHLVENAFARLKHFRAIATRYDKLKINFESLLALACSIIWLPM, encoded by the coding sequence ATGCCCCGATTAATGCTCACTGATGAGATGTGGTCGAAGCTAAAAGCTATTCTGCTTGATGATAGAGTTTATAACAAGCAAGAGCATCGATTTACGATGGAAGGTATCCTTTACCGATTGCGTGTTGGCTGCCCTTGGCGAGATTTACCTGAATATTTTGGCTTATGGAATACCATTTACCGTCGATTTTTACTGTGGTCAAGAAAAGGTATTTTACTTAGGCTGTTCAAAACATTATCGACTAATAGTGATACTGAATGGGAATTTATTGATGGAAGTTATGTAAAAGCCCATCAACACAGTTCAGGTGCATCATCTGATGAAAATCAAGCAATTGGGTTAAGTCGTGGTGGTAATACAAGCAAAATCCATCTCGCGGTAGATAGCTATGGTTTACCGATAGAATTCATTGTTACAGGTGGAGAAGTTCATGATAGCAAAGCAGCTAATGCCCTTATTGAACTATTGCCACAAAGTCATTTTATTATTGCAGACAAAGGCTACGACAGTGAAGCGATTAGAGATAAAGTGCGTGAATGTGGTTCAAAGCCAGTGATCCCTAGAAGACAAAATTCGAAGCAAGGAAATGGCGATATCGATTGGTGTTTATACAAATATCGGCATTTAGTTGAAAATGCTTTTGCTCGGCTCAAGCATTTTAGAGCGATAGCTACCCGCTATGATAAATTGAAAATTAATTTTGAAAGCCTGCTGGCTCTAGCTTGCTCTATAATTTGGCTGCCAATGTGA